GTCTACGAGGGGCAGCACGGCCCGGGGGCGTCGGTCGAGGCGCCGCAGACAGCGCACCGGCACCGAGCCGTGCCGGTCCCGGTGCGGAGCCCGGTGCGGAGTCCGGCCGGGGGCGCCGGCTCGCCGAGGGCGCGGGCCGCGGTCCGCCACGCGGCGGTGACGGCCCGGTGGGCGCGGTCGGTGGCGTCCGGCACGTGGGCCGGCAGCCGGAGCGGGGCGCCGATGTGGACGTGCAGTCCGGGCCGGCGCAGCGGGGCCGTCACGGTGCCGGCGAACTGCTTGGCCCCGCTGCCCGAGCACAGCCGGCGGACCCCCGCCTGACCCACCGGTACGACGGGGGCTCCCGTCGCGGCGGCCAACCGGGCGAGGCCGCTGCGGAAGGGCCCGGGAGCGCACTCGGCCGCGTCCCACCGGGCCGGCAGCCGTCCCTCCCCGTACAGCAGGACGGTACGGCCGCGGCCGAGGGCGGCGGCCGCGGCCTCCAGGGATTCGGCGGCGCGGGCGGTGCCCCGGTGGACGGCGATGTGGCCCTCGCGCCGGAGCGCCGCACCGAGCAGCGGCACCCGCCACAGACCGGCGGTGGCCAGCACCACGGGCTCGATCCCGTACCGGCGCAGGGCCGCGACCACCACGGCCGGGTCGGCGAGCGAGGTGTGGTTGGCGACGACGATGGCCCCGGCGGGCAGGCGGGCGGGGTCGGCGGTGACGGTCAGCCTGCCGAAGGCGGGGACGACGGCGGCGGCGATGCGGCTGAGCATGGGAGGCCCCGTTCGGAGGGTGCGCGGTGGTGTCGCGGCGGTGGTGTGGCGCGCCGCGGTGGTCGTTCCATGATCGGGCGGGAGGGACGGCCCGGGCATGAGTAGGCGTACTCAACCGGCACGGGGCGGGACCCCAGCGCCGCGCACCGAGGCGGTCCGGAAGGGAGCGTGGAGCACGTGGCGGCGCGGGCGTGCCCCCGCGCGCCCCGGCCGGGCGCGTTCTCGGGCACCGGGCCGCGGGGAGGAATGCACCGTTCGCACGCCCGGCGGGCCGGGCCCTGGGCGGTACGGGGGGAGCTGGGTTGACGACGTCGTCGGAGAGCGCCGGTGTGATCGTGGTCGGCGGCGGGGCCGTGGGGCTCGCGTCGGCCTGGGAGGTGGCGCGGCGCGGTCGGCCGGTGCTGTTGCTGGAACGATTCGCCCTGGGCCACGAGCGGGGCGGTTCGGCCGGGCTCGAACGCCAGTGGCGCGTGCAGTACAGCGAGGAGCGCTGGTCGCGCCTGGCCCTCGCGACGCTGCCGCTGTGGCGATCCCTGGAGTCGGTGTCGGGGCGGCGGCTGGTCCACGCGACGGGCAGCCTGTGGTTCGGGCGCACCGGCGTGGCCACCAGTGAGGGGGAGCTGCGGGCGGCGGCCTCCGTCATGGAGCGGCTGGGCGTGCCGCACGACTGGCTGACCGCGTCCGAGATCGAGGCGCGCTTCGGGTTCGCCGGGCTGCCGCGCGACTACGAGGGCTTCCACCAGGCCGACGGCGGGGTGATCGACGTGCGGGGGACCCTGGCCGCGCTGGCGGGCCTCGGCGCGGCGGCCGGCGTCCGCGTCCGGGAGCACGAGCACGTGCGCGCCATCGCACCGGACGGCACGGGCGTGAGCGTCCGCACCGATCGGGGCGTCCACCGCGCCGAGAGCGTCATCGTCAATGCCGGTGCGTTCGGCGGCGCGCTCCTGCAGGGTCTGGGCTGCCCGGTCGACCTGCACGTCTTCCGCATGAGCTCGGGGTACTTCGCGTGCCGCGGTCCCGCCGTCGACCTGCCCACCTGGTACGCGTTCGTCGAGCCCGACGCCTCGGGCGCCAACCGGTCGTTCTACGGCTTCGGCCGCAACCCGTGGACCGGTGGCGACCTGGTGCGCGCGGCGCCGGACACCGAGGTGCCGGTGGCCGCGGCGGACGCGGCGGACCCGCAGCAGCCGGACGCGGGCGATCTGGCCCGTACCGCCGACTGGGTCCGGGCCCATCTGCCGGGTCTGGTGCCCGAGGTCCGCGGAGCGGGCACCTGCCTCGCCTCGCTGCCCGCCGATCCGGCGCGGCAGTTCCTGCTCGGGACGCTTTCGGGGCGGATACCCGACGGCGAGCGGGTGGTGGTGCAGGCGGGCGGCTGGGCCTTCAAGTTCGTGCCCGCCTTCGGCCGGATCTGCGCGGACCTGGCGCTCGACGGGAGCAGTTCCCGCCACGAGGGCACGGTGGTGCTGCGGTGAACGCACTGACACGGGACCCCTGGCTGGACGGGTCGGGCGTCCGCGTACGACGGCACCGGGGTCCGTCCGGGCGCACCCTCTACGTCGCGCTCGCACCGGGCGGGCGCGGCCGGGCGCTGCCGGGCAACGGCGGGCTGCGCGTGGTGACCGGGGCCCCGCCGAGCGGGGGTGCGCGGCGGCTCGGCCGTCGGCTCGCGGTGGAGATGCTGCTCAAGCACCGGCTGCACCACACCGGTTTCTCGGGTGCGAAGCTGCTGGTCACCGGCGCGGCGGGGGTGGACGAGGAGCTGTTGGCGTGGATCGCGGCCGTACTGGGCCAGCACGCGGGGCGGTTGTACACGGGCGCGGACATGGGGGTGACGGCCGTCGACATGGAGCGGCTCGCCCGGCTGTCCCCGTACGTGCTCAACGCCGTCGGGAGCCGGGCGGAGCCCCACGCCTCGACCGCGGCGGGGGTGCGGGGTGCGGTGGAGGCGTGGGCGCGCGGGCCGGTGGCCGGGATGCGCGTGCTGGTGCACGGGGCCGGCAAGGTCGGCGCGGTGCTGGCCGCGGAACTGGCCGCGGCGGGGGCGGGGGTGCTGGTCCACGACCGTGATCCGGCGGTCGCGGAGGTGCCCGGGTGCACGGCCGTGCGGGACTGGACCGGCGCGGAGGTGGACGTCTTCGTGCCCTGCTCGGTGAGCGACCTGGTCGACCCGGCGCTCGCGAGGACGCTGCGCTGCGGGGCGGTGATCGGCTCGGCCAACGCGGTGCTGGCCGACGAGGAGGCGACGCTGCGGGTGCTGGCGGAGCGCGGGATCGTCTACCTGCCGACGCCGCTGGTCGGCGCGGGCGCCGTCATCGTCGACTCGATCGAGTACTACGCTCCCGAGGCGTTCCGGCTGGCGGAGCCGCACGAGGTGTACGCCTTCGTCCGGGCGACGGTCGGGGACTCGGTGCGGTGGCTGCTGGACGCGGCGTCGGACCTCTCCCCCGCCGCGTTGCTGCGCGAGCGGCAGTCGCTGTCCGCTCCGGTCCCGGTTCCCGGGGTCCCGGCGGCGCGGTCGGCCGCCGGGCCGGAAGAGCGGTTCTGCGGCCTGCGCTTCGCCCCGGCCGGCCTCGCGGACCGCGGCCGGCCCACCGGAGGGCGGGTGCCGGACGGCGCGGCCGGCGGCGGATGAGCGCAGGGGCGGGGACCGTCAGTGGGGCAGGCGGCGGCCGCAGCCGGCGCAGTGGCGGGCGTCGCGTTCGGTGGCGGGGCGGCCGCACGCGGCGCAGACCGGGTCCGGGAGGGCGGCCGCCCCGTCCGCCCCGGCGCGCGGGGCGGGGCCGATGCCGAGGGGCGGGCGGCGCCGGTGCGCGGTGGCGTACGTCATCCCGTCGGCGCCGGCGCACAGCGCGCGGGTGGCGCCGACGGGCATCCACACCACGGAGCCCGCTTCGAGGACCCAGGTCGTGTCGGGGGTGCGGAGCTCTCCCGTACCGGCGACGACGACGAGGAGCACGCCGAGGACCGGCTCGGTGTGCTCGCCGATCCGCGCGCCCGGGCCGAGTCGGATCAGGTTGGCGTCCAGGTCCCTCACCGGGTCGCCCAGGGCCCAGCCGACTCCGAGCTGTCCCGGGCCGACGGCGGCGTTCTGGGCCGGCGGGACCACCTGCACGGCGGGGCGGGTCGAGGTCATGGGGGGCTCCAGCTGCCGGACGCACGGTTCGTCAGGGGGCAGCCTCCCACAGCCGGACGGCCCGCACCCGGGCGTCGGCGGGGCCGGTGGTTCCCGGGCCGTGCCGGGGTGCGCCGCCGGCCCGCCGCCCGGGTGGTGGGCGACGGGCCGGCGGTCCGCCCGCCGGTGGGGGACGCGCGGGTCAGCGGGTGGTCATCAGGACCTGGCTCGATCCGTCGGGCAGGCCGGCCAGCGCGACCCGGTCCCCGGCGAAGGCGCCGGCTCCGGCGCGGCCGGGCAGCGGGCGGAACGGTGTCCATGCCCCGCCCCGGTCGCGGGTGGTGTGGTGGACGTTCCCGTCGAGGCCGACCGCCAGGACCCGGCTGTCGCCGTTCGGCAGGCCCGTGATGGCCAGTGCCCGGGCGCCCATCATCGGGGTGTCGACTCCGGCGGGGCCGTTCCAGCCCTGCAGGCTGCCGTCGGCGCGCAGGACGGTGTGCCAGATGTTGCCGTCGGTGCCGATCGCGACGAGCTGGCCTTCGCCGCCGGGCAGCGCGGCGATGGCGAGCGCGCGGCCCCGGAAGTCCGGCGCGTTGACCCCGGCGACGATCGGCCAGGCGCTCCATGACCCGTCGGACTGCCGGGTGCCCAGCCGCATCCGGCCGTCCTCGCCGAAGACCAGGACCCGGGTGGAGCCGTCCGGCATGCCCGCGGCCGCGACCTGGGTGGTGCGCAGCAGGGCGCCGGTTCCGGGCCCGGCGGACATGGCGGCCCAGCCCTGCCAGCTGCCGTCGGGGTGGCGGACGGTGTGGTAGGTGACGCCGTCCGTGCCCACGGCCACCAATTGGCTCGATCCGTCGGGCAGGCCGGTGATGGTCGAGGCGGACGCCTTGAACGCGCCGGCCTTGCCGGCGCCGGGCAGCAGTGCCCAGCCCTGCCAGGCGCCGTCCGCGTGACGGATGTTGTGGTAGAGGTTGCCGTCGATGCCGGTACCGGTCACCTGGGTGCTGCCGTCGGGCAGCGCGGCCGCGGACACCTGCGATCCGACGAAGCGCAGGGAGGTTCCGGCGCCGCTCAGCGGGCGCGGACCGGTCCACGTTCCGTCGGGGGCGCCCGTCGCGGAGTGGAAGGTGTGCGGGGTGGTGGGCGGGGTGTTGCGCGCGATGATCTCCCGTTGGAGTTCGCCGGCGCGCACGCCGGCCCGGTCCTGGTTGACGTCGTCGGTCATGACGATGTTCATGTTCTCGGAGATGTTGGAGCCGCTCCAGTCCCCCCTCAGCTTCGCCAGGATCTGGGGGTTGAGCTGGTTCTCCAGGTGGAGCAGGTACTGCGAGGTGACCGACGAGGGCATCGCTCCGATCTTCTCCAGGCCCTGGGCCACGACCAGGTCCGGGATGGAGAGGGAGGGGTCGATGATGCTCTGTAGGACGAAGAACTTCCCGGTGGTGTCGCCCGGGTCCTTGTCGAGGACCTGGTCGCCCCGGCCCAGCACCGCGTCGAAGTTCTTCTGCAGGGTGTCCCGGTCGAAGAGCGCCTTGACGAAGTCGGTCCAGTGGGTGTCCGCCTGCACGTAGCTGCCGCGGTACGTCTGCGCGCCGGGTCCCCAGGCCCAGGGCTGGCCGGTGGTGGCCTTGTCGTCGATGAGGACGACGTGGCGGCCCGCCGCGAGGTACTGGTCGTAGGTGGAGTCGGGGGTCAACGAGCCGTCGGCGAGGGCGGGGTGGCCCGGGCCGCCGCCGATCGCGTCGGCGAGCAGGGTGGCGGCCTCGGTGTTGGCGGCGCGGGCGGTGTCGGGCGCCGCGGCCGTCGACAGCCGGATGATGACGATCTCCTGGGGGTGCCGGGCGATCCAGTCCGCGACCTGGTCGACCTCGCCGCTGACGGCGGGCGCTCCCCCGCTCGCGGGAGAGTCGAAGAACTGGTTGCCCGTCGGGCCGCCGTGGTAGGTGAACCACTTGCCGCCCTGCTTGCACAGGCGCAGGTCGAAATACCGCGCCCCACCGTCGAGTTGCTGGACGAGGGTGCCGCTCTGGCTGCGCGACATGCTCGCCGCGATGGAGGGGAAGGTACGGGAGATCGAGGCCTGGTCGCCGGCGTCGCACACGCCGCTGTTCCGGGTGATGCTCCAGGAGCCGGCGTCGTGGCTGCCGGGCATGACGATGCGGTTGAGCGGCCGGCCGCCGAGGACCGACCGGTTCTCGGCCATCCAGGTGCGCAGGTCGGCCGAGGCCCGGCCGGAGGTGGAGGCCGCGGCCGGCGCGTCGGCGGGGGCCGGGGCCGTGGCCGCCGCGGCGGCGCCGGGAGAGAGGGCCGAGGCTGCGATCAGCAGCCCCGCGACCCAGTGGACACCAGTCTTCATGTCATCCCTTCGGTGCTGCGGACGTGGGCCGGCCGGACCGGACCAGGGCGAGGTAGTCCGAGGCGAGCCGGTGGCAGTCGCCGGGCCAGCGGGCGGAGAGGTAGTTGCGGTCCCGGACGGTGAAGCCCCGGCCGGGTCGCGCGGCGGTGTCCCGGACGGGGAGCACCGGACCGGGCGCGAAGTGCCGGGGATCGGCCAGTGCGGCCGTGACCTCGGCCTGCACGGTGGTCGGATAGGTGCGGTAGTAGCGGCCCAGCCAGAGCCGGGTGAGGTTCCACGCCGTCAGCTCCAGCAGCGCGGTCAGGGCGGTGGTCCGGCGTCCGTACAGCACGGAGCGGCCGGTCGCCGGGTCCGTCGCCCGCGCGGCCAGCAGCACGCCGTGGCACACCATCCCGAGGGGCAGGTCCCGGGCGAAGGCGGCCGCGACCAGCGCCTGGGCGGTGGTGTCCTCCAGCAGCGTGCGCATGCCCGGGGCATGGCCCCCGGGGACGAAGAGGCCGGTCAGGGCGGCCGGGTCGACCTCGGCGTAGGCCAGCGGCGCCTGGAAGCGGGGGTCGGCGGCGAGCCGCCGGTAGGTGGCGCGTTCGGCGCGGCGGGTCATCAGCCAGGGCGAGAGCAGCGAGAACCCGGTGTCGGTGAGCCGGCGGTCGGCGGCCGCCGGGAGGCCGTCGGGCGTGGCGAACCGTACGTCGAACCCGGCGTCCCGCAGCGCCGCCCAGGGCACGGCGGCCTCGGTGGGGTCGTAGCCGGAGGCGGGCAGCAGGAAGACGATCACGCGGTGCTCCTCGAAGGGTGGGACGGCGCCGGGTGCGGGCGAGTTCGACGGCGGTCCGCGGCCCCTTGTCGCGCAGGGTCCGCAGGGTCCGCAGGGCGAGCCGGCCGGCGGTGACGACGCTCGTGCGCCGGCCCCGGCGCCGTGATGGGCAGCCGGGCGACGGCGGTGCGCGCGCTCAGCACGTCGTGGTCGTCCATGGGCGGCGGCTCCTCCAGCCAGGCCGTGCCGAGGTCGGCGCGGGCGTCGGCGAAGTACCGGGCGCGGGCCGGGTCCCGGAGGGGTGCGTCGGCCACCGCGGTCACCCGCCGGCCCTGGTTGGCGTCGACGCCGGTTCGATCCGGGCGTTGCGCGGGCCCAGGTAGGCCCTTTCGCGCAGCCGCTGCTGCACGGTCGGGATGTCGGCGGGGTCCAGCCCCAGCAGGTACCGGCCGAGCAGATCGCCGAGCCCCGCGCGCTCGCTGGCCATCGCCGGGCCGGCGGACCAGCCTTCGACCCCGTCGTCGGTGAAGAGGCTGATCGGGTCGAGGCGGTCGTGGGTCCGGGGGCGGCCGGGGATCCAGGCCGGGCGGAAGGGCGTGGGCGGCGGGACGGCGACGTGGTGGAGCTCGATGCGGTAACGGGCGGCCATGGGCACCTCTCGGCTGGGACAAGGCCCGACCCTAGGAGCGGCGCCGGAGACGGTCATCCACCCCGGCGGCCACGCTCTTCGCATCCGGTACCCGCGGACCGGTTGACTCCGGCGGCGCCCCCGCATTGACTGGCCGCCATGCCGAGCCTGGAGCCCTCCACCGTCGCCGCGAGCTACGCCCACGCCGTGTGGACCGCCGTGCTGGCGGACGGGGAGGCCGGCGGTCCGCGGGGGCCGGGCCGGTGGGCCTCGCCGACCGAGCGGGTGCCGTTCGCCGAGGTGCGCGAGGTGTGGCGGCGGGCGCTGGGGGCGGGCGAGGCCGATCCGCACGTGGGCCTGCGGGTCGGCGCGCTGCTGCGGCCGGCGGGGCTGCACGTGCTCGGGCACGTGGTGCTGACGTCGGCGAGCCTGGCCGACGCGGCGCGGGCGGCGGTGCGCTACCACCCGTTGGTGAGCCAGGCCGGCACGGTCGGGCTGATCCGCGGGGCGGAACGCAGCCGGCTGCGGTACCGGCCCACGGTCGGCCCGGACGCGATGCACCCCCAGCAGGTGGAGGCGATCGTCACGGCCATGGTGACGGCGGCCCGCTGGGTCGCCGGGGACGGCTGGGCGCCGGTGTCGGTGGCGTTCGCCCACCCGCGGGCGGGCTCGCCGGAGCCGTACGCGCGCGTGCTGCGCTGCCCGGTGGTGTTCGGTGCGGCCGAGCACGAGATCGTCCTGGCCAACGCGGACCTCGACCGCCCCCGGGTGCCCTGCGATCCGGAGCTGAACGCGCTGCACCGGGCCTACGCGGACCGGTTGTTGCGGGAGTTGACCACGTCCGTACCGTTGCGGGAGCGGGTCCGGCAGTGGCTGGAGCACGCGCCGCTCGACGGCTCGGGACCGGCCGAGCCGTCGAAGGAGCTGCACCTGAGCCCGCGCACCCTGCGCAGGGTGCTGCGCGAGGAGGGCACCTCCTGGCGGGAGCTGCTCGACGGCGCCCGGCACGCGCGGGTCCGGCGGCTGCTGGAGACCACCGGTCTGCCGCTGGACCGGGTGGCCGGCGCGGTGGGGCTGAGCGGGGCGACGGCGCTGGTGCGGGCCTTCACCCGCTGGGAGGGGGTCACCCCGGGCGCCTACCGGCGCCTGCGGGGCGGGAGCGGGACGGCCGGCGGCCCGTCCGGGACCGCCGCGGGCCGGTAGCCCGGGGGCGGCCGGCCGGGCGGGGGGTCCGAGGCGGTCGGCTGCGGGACGGGACCGCCGGGCGCCTCACTGCTGTTCGGGCGGCTTGCCCTCGGCCGCGGAGACCTCGACGAACTCGGCCTGGCCGGCCGCGGTCAGCCGCAGGATGGGGACCGCTTTGTTGCGGGGGTTGCCGTTGTTCTGGAACGAGATGAACCCGCTCGCGCCCGCCACCTGCTGGCTCCCGTCCATCTGGTGGAACATGCGGCCCACCGCCGCGCCGTCCACCTTGCCCTGCCAGCGCGCGGCCATCTGGATGCCCTGGGCGGCGGCGAGGACCGCGTCGTGGCCCATCAGCGCGCCGCCGTCGTAGCGGGGATCGCGCGGGAACCACTGGTCGAGCAGTCCTCCCGGCTGGAAGTTCTTGGCCGACGGGGCCGACACCGCCTGCGGTGAGGTGCGGTACATGTCGGGGTGGGACAGGCCGGTGTAGAGGACCTCGACGCCGGTCTCGGCGGCGTGGGCGATCTGCTCGGCGGTCAGGTTGGTCGTGTCGTCGCCGGTGAAGACGGTGAACTTCTGCTCGGTGCAGCTGCGGTTGGACAGCGCGTCGAGGAAGTGGGTCAGCTGCCGGCCGCGGCCGGCGAAGTAGACGACCTGGGGACGCTGGAGGCACAACTGGCCGGGCATGTAGCGGAGTTCGTTCTGCCAGGCGCTGCCGACGGAGGAGTCGTAGGTCATCCGCTCGGCCACCAGCTTGTGCTGGGCGCCGTCCTGGAAGGCCTCGGTGAAGGCCGTACCGAGGGTGGAGGCGTACAGATTGCCCTGGGCCACGTCCTGGATGACGACGGCGGTGGCGGAGCCGCGCCGCTTCAGGAAGCCGGCCGCCGCGTAGGCCTCGTCGACGTTGGTGGGGGCGACCCGGACGAAGCCGTCGATGTTCTGGATGTCGGTGGCGGTCATGGTGGCGCCGACCATGGCGATGCCGTTCTCGGAGAGCCGTCGGACCGCCGCGAGGTTCTCGTCCGTACTGGGCCCGAGGCCGGCCACCGCGACCAGCCGGTCCGGGGCGCCCTTGCGGGCGATCAGTTCGTCCACGGTGTACCGCCACTGCGCCGACCGGCTGCCCGCGTTCGCGATCAGCAGGCGGATCTTGGGCGTGGCCGACAGGTCGCCGCGGTTGTGCCGGTACTGGGCGAGGTAGGCGCCCTGGAGCTCGTGCCGGACCCCTTCGGCGGAGTTGCTGTCGTCGGCCGTGGTGGTGAAGGAGGTCAGGTAGGCGACGCTGACGTACGGTTCCCGGTCCGCGGCGGCCAGGACCCTGGCGTTCTCCTCCCGGATCTTCTTGCGGACCTCGTCCAGGTCCGGGGCGAAGGCGTACGCGCCGTCCGTGACGCCGACGCACTCGTCGCGGGCGCCGCGCTCGACGACCCCCTCGGCGCAGGTGGACAGGCGTTCCTGGAGCCAGCCGACGCCCAGCCACAGGGCCGCGCCCGCCACGACGGCGGCGGCGACCGCCACGGCGACGCGGCGGACGACGTGCAGCGGCCATTCCAGTCTGACCACGGGCTCAGCCCTCCCCGCCGGCGGTCTGGGGGTCGCGCCAGTGGCGGTGTCGCTCCGCCTCGTTGAACAGGGCCACGATGTCGGTCCTCCGCAGTTGGGACAGCTGGGTGAAGCCGTCGGCGATCATGTCGTTGAGCCGCATGGCCGGGTCGGCGAGCGGATCGCTCCACACCCAGCGCGCGGTGACCAGCGTGTGGATCACGGATTCGACGTCCATGGCGCGGCCGGTCCGGCCCGGGCCCAGCGCGGCGAGCAGCTCCAGCGGACCGCGGTCCGTCGGGAGGCGGTTGGGGGCGGCGGTGACCGCGCCGAACTCGGCGATCCACTGCAGGGCCGGAACGGCGGTGAAGCGCCGCGTCAGATGGGCGGTGACCTCGTCGGTCCGGCCGAGCGCGAGCCGGTGGTACATCTCCTGGACCGGCCGCCCCTCGTCCCGGTAGTACTCCGCGAGGAGTTCGTGGGCGGCGTCCCACGCGTCGGGGCGCCGGGCCAGCCGCCACAGCAGCAGTCTTCGCAGCCACGGGTGCAGGACGGGGACGACGGTGAGCGGACCGGACAGCAGCCAGCGGGAGCGGATCTCGCCGAACAGCGCGTCACCGCTGCTGAGCAGCCGCGTGCCGACGGAGAAGTCCCGGGCGGCGGCGCATTCGGCGAGGGTCGCGCGCTCGGTCCCGTCGAAGTCGCGCAGCAGGTGGCCGAGGGCGGTGTCGGCGAGGGTGGCGGTGCTCTCGCCGATGCTGAGCGGCCGGTCCGGGAGGGTGCGCAGCCAGCGGTCCTGCTCGGGGCCGGAGCCCGGGGGCGGTCCGGACTGGCGCAGCGCGCCGAGGACGTGGTGGACGGCGCGCGGGAGGCCGCCGGTGAGCCGGTGGACGAAGGGGGTGAGGCGGGTCAGGGGGGCGAGGTCGCCGCGGCCGCCGAGCTGGAGTTCGATGCGGATGCGCACCTCGTCCAGGTTGAGGTCGCGCAGGCGCAGCGGGTACCACCAGGTGTCCTCGCTGTCCCGGGTGGGCCGGTAGGTGTTCCAGTCGGCCAGCGAGGCCCGGTCGGGGCCGCGCAGTTGCCAGGGCCAGGAGTCCCCGGTGGCCGGTCCCCAGCGGGGCAGCCAGCGGTTGGAGCTGGCGACGACGGTCAGCGGGTCGCTGGCGTGGCCGGCGACGACCGTCTCGTCGTGCCGGGCGCGCAGCAGCAGGTCGAGGAAGCAGCGGCCCTGGTCGGTGTGGGAGTTGTCGAGGAGGAGCAGGTAGGAGCGGGGCATGAAGTTGCGGGCGGTGTTGCGTCTGAGGTCTTCGAGGAACGCCGAGAAGAGGACGAGGTCGAGCCGTTCCTGTTCGTCGGCGTCGCCCTCGTGGCGCCACAGGTTGAGTTCGACGAGGGCTTCCATCGGGTCGCCGCTGCGGGTCATGGGGTGCCTGCCGTACCAGTGGGCGCCGGCGGTGAGCCGGTTGCGGCCGCCGAAGAGGCCCGGCATGCTGCGCCGGCCGCGGCGGACGGCGTCCTGGAAGAGGGCGAGGGCGGCGGTGGAGGCGCCCTCGGGCATGCCGAGCGCGCCCATGCCGACGTCGAAGAAGGCGGCGAGGTAGTCGCCGTACCGGGCTTCGTTCTCCTCCTGGAAGCGGTCGAGCTGGCGCTGCACCGCGCGGCGGCCCTCGGCCAGGCTCCGCATCCTCAGTTCCTGGTCGGAGGCGAGCAGGCCGAGGCTGAGGAGGGGGAAGTGGGAGCGGCCGTAGCGGGGCAGTTTGCGTTCGAGCTGACGGGCGAGCAGGCCGAGGGCGTACCGGGGCAGGAGGGACTGCGTCCCGCTGAAGTTGACGAAGGCGAAGGGGTGGTCGGGGCCGAAATGCTCCATCAGTGCGCTGTGCGCCTCGCTGGCGCCGCTGCCGGGCGGTCCGAGCAGCATGGTCAGGGGCCGCTCGGCGGCCGGTGTCTCCTTCAGGCAGGCGTCGACGAGGGACAGGATGCCGCTGCGGCCGCGCAGGCCCATGCCGGTACCCGGCTCCATCACGTGTCCGCCCCCCAGGCCTACGCTTCCGAGGACACGAGAGTGCCACTCCGATCGGTTCCCTGCTATAGGAACGGTTGCGCCGGATGTGCGGGGTGCGGTCCGCGGCGGGGAGAATGGGCGGGTGCCGTACCCCGCGCCGTACCCGCCCGAGCCCGTCCGTGCGGAGCCGCCCGCCGCGCCGGGGCGTCCGCTGCTGACCCAGTCCTGGCTGGACCTGGCGTTCCTGCACTGGGCGGCCGATCCGGCGGAGGTGGCTCCGCTGCTGCCGGCGGGCACGGTGCCCGACACGTTCGAGGGGGTCACGTACGTCGGCCTCATCGCCTTCCGCACGGACCGGGTGGGCTGGCTGGGCCTGCCCGGGGTCCCGTACTTCGGGTCCTTCCCGGAGACGAACGTGCGGCTCTACTCGGTGGACGCGCTGGGGCGGCGCGGGGTGGTCTTCCGTTCTCTGGACGCGTCCCGGCTGGTGTCGGTGGTGGTCGCCCGCGCGGGGTTCCGGCTGCCGTACCAGTGGGCGCGGATGTCCGTCACCCGCACCGGCGACGTCCTCGCCTATACGGGAACGCGCAGGTGGCCGGGGCCGCGGGGCGCCCGGTCGCACATCGCCCTGCGGGTGGGCGCGCCGATCGCGGAGCCGACCGGGCTGGAGCACTTCCTCACGGCCCGGTGGGCGCTGCACAACGATTTCCACACCGGGCCGCTGTACCTGCCGAACGCCCATCCGCGGTGGCCGCTGCGGCGCGCGGAGCTGCTCGCGTGCACGGAGGACCTGATCTGCGCCGCGGGGCTCTCCGCCCCGTCCGGCCCTCCGGTGAGCGTGCTGTACTCGCCCGGGGTGCGGGTCCGCTTCGGCCGGCCGCGCCGGCTGCGGTCGGGCTGAGCCGGGGCGGTGTCGCGGGCGGCGGGGTGCGGGCCGGGCGGGGATCAGGGCTCGGGGTCGCCGCGGGCGGTGTTGCGTCCGACGACGTGCATGGCGGCCTCCTCGGCCGATTCCTCGCCCGCTTCGGCGCCCATGTCGTGGCCCAGCACGTCGGTGTTGTGATCAGCGGCCTCGTCCACGAAGGGGACCAGGCGGCCGACGCCCGCCTCGTCGAGCGGGTAGGGCGCGCGGGGGGCGTCGCCGATCTCGGGGACCTCCTGGGCGAGGCGCTCGTCGAGGCTCTCGCCGTCCCGCTGTTCGCGTGCGGTGGTGCCGTGCCGGGCCACCACGGCGGGCCGGTCGGGGGCGGTCCGGTGGTCCTCGTCGAGGCTCTGGTCGGTGTTCGGCTCGTCGAGGGCGTTCTCCATGTCGGGCTGGCCCTCGGCGGGCTGGTCGG
Above is a window of Streptomyces subrutilus DNA encoding:
- a CDS encoding branched-chain amino acid ABC transporter substrate-binding protein, with the translated sequence MVRLEWPLHVVRRVAVAVAAAVVAGAALWLGVGWLQERLSTCAEGVVERGARDECVGVTDGAYAFAPDLDEVRKKIREENARVLAAADREPYVSVAYLTSFTTTADDSNSAEGVRHELQGAYLAQYRHNRGDLSATPKIRLLIANAGSRSAQWRYTVDELIARKGAPDRLVAVAGLGPSTDENLAAVRRLSENGIAMVGATMTATDIQNIDGFVRVAPTNVDEAYAAAGFLKRRGSATAVVIQDVAQGNLYASTLGTAFTEAFQDGAQHKLVAERMTYDSSVGSAWQNELRYMPGQLCLQRPQVVYFAGRGRQLTHFLDALSNRSCTEQKFTVFTGDDTTNLTAEQIAHAAETGVEVLYTGLSHPDMYRTSPQAVSAPSAKNFQPGGLLDQWFPRDPRYDGGALMGHDAVLAAAQGIQMAARWQGKVDGAAVGRMFHQMDGSQQVAGASGFISFQNNGNPRNKAVPILRLTAAGQAEFVEVSAAEGKPPEQQ
- a CDS encoding DUF5709 domain-containing protein — protein: MVDDAQGPGDDVYQPQDADQPAEGQPDMENALDEPNTDQSLDEDHRTAPDRPAVVARHGTTAREQRDGESLDERLAQEVPEIGDAPRAPYPLDEAGVGRLVPFVDEAADHNTDVLGHDMGAEAGEESAEEAAMHVVGRNTARGDPEP
- a CDS encoding YqjF family protein; this translates as MPYPAPYPPEPVRAEPPAAPGRPLLTQSWLDLAFLHWAADPAEVAPLLPAGTVPDTFEGVTYVGLIAFRTDRVGWLGLPGVPYFGSFPETNVRLYSVDALGRRGVVFRSLDASRLVSVVVARAGFRLPYQWARMSVTRTGDVLAYTGTRRWPGPRGARSHIALRVGAPIAEPTGLEHFLTARWALHNDFHTGPLYLPNAHPRWPLRRAELLACTEDLICAAGLSAPSGPPVSVLYSPGVRVRFGRPRRLRSG
- a CDS encoding ATP-binding protein, which encodes MEPGTGMGLRGRSGILSLVDACLKETPAAERPLTMLLGPPGSGASEAHSALMEHFGPDHPFAFVNFSGTQSLLPRYALGLLARQLERKLPRYGRSHFPLLSLGLLASDQELRMRSLAEGRRAVQRQLDRFQEENEARYGDYLAAFFDVGMGALGMPEGASTAALALFQDAVRRGRRSMPGLFGGRNRLTAGAHWYGRHPMTRSGDPMEALVELNLWRHEGDADEQERLDLVLFSAFLEDLRRNTARNFMPRSYLLLLDNSHTDQGRCFLDLLLRARHDETVVAGHASDPLTVVASSNRWLPRWGPATGDSWPWQLRGPDRASLADWNTYRPTRDSEDTWWYPLRLRDLNLDEVRIRIELQLGGRGDLAPLTRLTPFVHRLTGGLPRAVHHVLGALRQSGPPPGSGPEQDRWLRTLPDRPLSIGESTATLADTALGHLLRDFDGTERATLAECAAARDFSVGTRLLSSGDALFGEIRSRWLLSGPLTVVPVLHPWLRRLLLWRLARRPDAWDAAHELLAEYYRDEGRPVQEMYHRLALGRTDEVTAHLTRRFTAVPALQWIAEFGAVTAAPNRLPTDRGPLELLAALGPGRTGRAMDVESVIHTLVTARWVWSDPLADPAMRLNDMIADGFTQLSQLRRTDIVALFNEAERHRHWRDPQTAGGEG